One Aquarana catesbeiana isolate 2022-GZ linkage group LG04, ASM4218655v1, whole genome shotgun sequence genomic region harbors:
- the PREB gene encoding guanine nucleotide-exchange factor SEC12 yields the protein MGRRRHPDLYYAPFPLYAIRFHREDGTVITAGGGGASKTGIKNAMHFLRLERISGQLSATLLHAHDTETRATMNLAMAGEVLAAGQDGNCHILRYQHHTKKEKNDGDSNDKTGSNDRGSRKRKPSKSSSEASGGGTKNDTSEISVQTVSVVQTDFSADNLQKSVCFNADLTRLLTGGVDGHIRIWEFPAMKKLYDFKAHGGEVEDIAVSPTNKVVTVGQDFRCCVWEKDQLLSELHWNENFPNIPDKMYRYRACRFGKVVDQEKELRFYTVQIPYKRERKPPPCYITKWDGLNFLPLLTEPCGNEVISCLAVSDCGTFLGLGSVTGSVAIYISFSLQRLYYVQEAHGIVVTDLAFFPDTKQGRALRGDNEAAMLSIAVDSRCKLHVVHNRQTFPVWLVLLLCAGLLVAVILLLQYTFPDFF from the exons atgggtAGACGCCGGCATCCCGATCTGTACTATGCTCCCTTCCCCCTCTACGCTATCCGCTTTCACCGGGAGGATGGGACAGTCATCACCGCTGGAGGAGGCGGAGCCTCAAAGACCGGTATTAAGAATGCCATG CACTTCCTGCGGCTGGAGCGAATATCAGGCCAGCTCAGTGCCACCCTACTGCATGCACATGACACAGAAACCAGGGCCACCATGAACCTAGCCATGGCCGGGGAGGTGCTAGCAGCTGGTCAGGATGGCAACTGTCACATTCTGCGCTACCAACACCATACGAAAAAAGAGAAGAATGATGGTGACAGTAATGACAAGACAG GAAGTAACGATCGGGGGTCACGGAAGAGGAAGCCGTCCAAGAGCAGCTCAGAGGCCAGCGGAGGTGGCACCAAGAATGACACCTCCGAGATCTCTGTGCAGACCGTCTCTGTGGTACAGACCGACTTCAGTGCTGATAATCTGCAGAAGTCTGTGTGCTTTAACGCTGACTTGACCAGACTGCTGACGGGGGGTGTGGATGGACATATCCGGATCTGGGAG TTCCCAGCAATGAAGAAGCTCTATGACTTCAAAGCTCATGGAGGGGAGGTAGAAGATATCGCAGTTAGTCCCACCAATAAG GTGGTGACGGTGGGTCAGGATTTCCGCTGCTGTGTGTGGGAGAAGGATCAGCTCCTCTCTGAACTTCACTGGAATGAAAATTTTCCTAACATTCCCGATAAGATGTATAGGTACCGGGCGTGCAG GTTCGGGAAGGTGGTAGATCAGGAGAAGGAACTTCGCTTCTACACTGTACAGATCCCTTATAAGAGAGAACGAAAACCACCGCCATGTTACATCACGAAGTGGGACGGACTGAACTTCCTGCCCTTACTCACTGAGCCCTGCGGGAATGAGGTCATTTCCTGCCTCGCTGTCAG TGATTGTGGGACCTTCCTGGGTCTGGGCTCTGTCACCGGTTCTGTAGCCATCTACATCTCCTTTTCTCTGCAG AGGCTCTACTATGTGCAGGAAGCTCACGGGATTGTGGTGACGGATCTGGCCTTCTTCCCTGACACCAAACAAGGACGAGCTCTGCGCGGAGACAATGAGGCCGCCATGCTGAGCATTGCTGTGGACAGCCGCTGTAAACTGCACGTGGTGCACAATAGAC AGACGTTCCCGGTTTGGCTCGTCCTCCTCCTGTGTGCGGGTCTGTTGGTTgcagtcatcctcctcctccagtacaCATTTCCAGACTTCTTCTAG
- the AARSD1 gene encoding alanyl-tRNA editing protein Aarsd1: MAFYCQKDSYAIELSTEVVSCTPGKLQTDNGGGKKETLSGYNVTLTDTVLFPEGGGQPDDRGFIGETPVLRVTRRGPEAVHFVTSSLEPGTQVLVKLDWQRRFDHMQQHSGQHLITAIADSLYGYKTTSWELGRQRCTIELDTPVVSAQQAEAIEGEANRLIRQRVPVTVRIIGIDDPEFDQVRSRGLPDDHAGPVRIIDMEGVDANMCCGTHVANLSDLQAVKILGTEKGKKNKTNLIFIAGERLLQYATRSYTTERSLTTLLKNGPEQHVEAVDKLQKSVKMLQKNNLSLLRDLATLIASDFKNRPDRAKVFSLHRKEGDNEFMNIIANEIGTEDTVVFLTVGDEKASGLFLLAGPPRIVDDLGPQVCKILDGKGAGKGGRFQGKANKMSQRGEAERLLQEVTSTESEQ, translated from the coding sequence ATGGCCTTTTACTGTCAGAAGGACAGCTATGCCATCGAACTGTCCACAGAGGTCGTCTCCTGCACCCCCGGCAAGTTGCAAACCGACAATGGAGGCGGAAAGAAGGAGACCCTGTCcggatacaatgtaacactgactgACACTGTGCTCTTCCCGGAAGGAGGGGGGCAACCTGATGACAGAGGGTTCATTGGGGAGACCCCTGTGCTGCGTGTCACCCGCCGGGGCCCAGAAGCTGTCCATTTTGTCACCTCTTCTCTAGAGCCGGGCACCCAGGTGCTGGTCAAGCTGGACTGGCAGCGGCGGTTCGATCACATGCAGCAACACTCCGGTCAGCACCTGATCACTGCCATTGCTGACTCCCTCTATGGCTACAAGACAACGTCCTGGGAGCTGGGCCGCCAGAGGTGCACCATAGAGCTAGACACGCCGGTGGTGAGTGCTCAGCAGGCAGAAGCCATTGAGGGAGAGGCCAACCGCCTGATCCGTCAGCGTGTGCCCGTCACCGTGAGGATCATCGGCATTGATGACCCCGAGTTCGACCAGGTGAGGAGCCGAGGTCTGCCAGATGACCACGCAGGGCCAGTGAGAATCATCGATATGGAGGGAGTggatgccaacatgtgctgtggcACACACGTGGCCAACCTGAGCGACCTCCAGGCGGTGAAGATTCTGGGAACAGAGAAGGGCAAGAAGAACAAGACCAACCTCATATTCATCGCCGGTGAGCGGCTGCTGCAGTACGCCACCCGCAGCTACACCACAGAGCGCTCCCTGACCACACTGCTGAAGAACGGACCTGAGCAGCACGTGGAGGCTGTGGACAAGCTGCAGAAGTCAGTGAAGATGTTGCAGAAGAACAATCTAAGCCTCCTGAGAGATCTGGCCACACTTATCGCCAGTGATTTCAAGAACCGCCCTGACCGTGCCAAAGTCTTCTCCCTGCACCGCAAGGAAGGCGACAACGAGTTCATGAACATTATCGCCAATGAGATTGGAACGGAGGACACAGTTGTCTTCCTGACTGTGGGGGATGAAAAGGCATCAGGACTCTTCTTGCTGGCTGGCCCTCCCAGAATAGTCGATGACCTGGGCCCCCAAGTGTGTAAAATCTTGGACGGTAAAGGGGCAGGAAAGGGAGGCCGATTCCAGGGCAAAGCCAATAAGATGAGCCAGAGAGGAGAGGCAGAGAGACTGCTGCAGGAGGTCACCTCCACTGAGAGCGAGCAATAG